In Erigeron canadensis isolate Cc75 chromosome 8, C_canadensis_v1, whole genome shotgun sequence, the DNA window CAGCTACTGGAGTCATGTGCGACAAGAGGATCCCGCTAAAGCTGAAAGGGAAGTTCTATAGAGTGGCTATTAGACCGGCTATGCTATACGGGTCAGAATGTTGGGCGATGACGAAGGCCCAAGCGGCTCGAGTAGAGGTGGCTGAGATGAGGATGTTAAGGTGGACTTGCGGGAAGATCTTGGTAGATAGGATCTCGACGGGAGTTTTTATAGCAgaacttgaagtagggaccatcattaacaagctaaggGAAGAGCGTTTGAGATGGTTTGGACATGTTAGGAGAAGGGATGAAACTGCACCACTAAGGAGAGCGGAGTCTATTCACGTGGACGGCATACGAAGAAGGGGACGACCaaagatgaggtgggaggatCGATTAGCGAAGGATCTAATAGAACTTGGCCTGTCGGAGGACATTACGTCGAATAGGACGGCATTgagaactaggattagagtagaaTAGTAGGCTACGGTGGGACTTTTGGGCGACATAGATCGTCTTCTTTTCCCATATTGCCTTGCCAAAAGAGGTTTGTGAGGGTTTGACCTAGAGAAGTGGCTTAGCTACGCTACAGAATACTTTGACGTGTCAGGAAGAGTGGTAGATAGATGGAGGTGGAAGTACGGAATTCCGAATGCGTTAGAGAAGCTTCCAGGTAGAGGTAGTGGAATGCGAGGGTAAGGCATATGGGTTTTAGATTAAGTAGACTTtttatttagactttggttcttTGTGACCTTTCGTAGGAGTTTTTGGCCTTGAGTCTCGAGAGGCCTAAACCGAGGGGGGGGGTTACTCTTGTGTTTGTTTCCCCCAAAATgactgtcggaggacatgaccaatgagagttTATCTAGAGGACTAGGGGTTTAGGACTAGTTTATTGGTTTGGAAGAGCAGGTGAgaggattaggattaggatagCTAGGCGGCCTAAGGTCCTTTTTTTTCCATAGGTTGTTTAAAAGTAGTTACCGCCTTGGCTCAATCGGGATCTTTTCAGGTTTTGTCActtcttatttatatgtatgtttgtcttggttgtttcccactacttgttcgagttacgtattagtttgctaattttacttttatgttgtttaatatgcccGATATGGTTGCTTTCATAtctgtatttgtattgtcaaacatgtttctaagatatcggtaggacgcatgattgataaacgttcgacccgcatagtagACGGACACAAcagacaggtatttcttcttttcagattttctaaacatttctcattttccgtcttgcactcaTTTGTGgtcggaggtccctatggaagcagtctctctacctttgtgtagaggtaagactgtctacagcttacctcccccaaACCCCGCGCAGGGATTAGGTcctgttattgttgttgttgattatATGTATACAGTTGGTGATCACATGTGTACAAACAGTAATCATATGTATgaaattatataaatgtatttttacAAATGAACTTTTATGAGATTAGTTGGTGATCATATGCGCATAAACGGAGTTGTGATCACATGTATGCTAGTATTTCAAAAACAATGTTTCATAAAattatgatcacatgtgcatgaacaGTTATATCGacgatcacatgtgcatgaacatatatattttttattctctattaatttggggggggggggggaggtatGTTTGGTTTTATGAATGTGGTTAGGTTTATTAtgcttttatgttgtttaatatgttcAAATGAATTCCTATATGTCATGTTTTGTTGGATATGCTCTAAGGTGTGCTTTTTGTATATTACGTTATTTTAATCTATTTGTAGTCATGGGATACTCGGCCGACAAATATGATTTCTTTTCTCTTATAATCATTTCTTCTTTCCCTATCTTGACCGAAAATTCATAAGGAAATAGTATCATTACATTTAGGTAAAGACAAAACTGTTT includes these proteins:
- the LOC122610178 gene encoding uncharacterized protein LOC122610178; this translates as MKWGAATGVMCDKRIPLKLKGKFYRVAIRPAMLYGSECWAMTKAQAARVEVAEMRMLRWTCGKILVDRISTGVFIAELEVGTIINKLREERLRWFGHVRRRDETAPLRRAESIHVDGIRRRGRPKMRWEDRLAKDLIELGLSEDITSNRTALRTRIRVE